The following coding sequences lie in one Ostrea edulis chromosome 8, xbOstEdul1.1, whole genome shotgun sequence genomic window:
- the LOC130049569 gene encoding putative nuclease HARBI1, translated as MMSCDTNFVITNCVAKWPGSCHDSRVFRESTLCRQFENGQHDGLLLGDSGYPCKTYLMTPYNNTNDVRHKERFNSALCRTRVVIEQTYGILKRFPCLAAGLRTKPDRACQYVVACVILHNIGILRQDIVTISADDLLIAGPDVQEIDHANNNGFTYRDIIARQCFNQ; from the exons ATg atgtCATGCGACACCAATTTTGTTATAACCAACTGTGTGGCGAAATGGCCAGGGTCTTGCCATGATTCCAGAGTCTTTAGAGAAAGTACTCTATGTCGTCAGTTTGAGAATg GTCAGCATGATGGCTTGCTGCTTGGTGACTCTGGATACCCATGCAAAACCTATCTAATGACTCCCTACAACAATACCAATGATGTACGACACAAAGAGCGGTTCAACTCAGCACTGTGCCGTACACGAGTTGTAATTGAGCAAACTTATGGGATTTTAAAGAGGTTTCCATGCCTGGCAGCTGGTCTGCGGACAAAACCGGATAGAGCCTGTCAATATGTGGTGGCATGTGTGATTCTACATAATATAGGCATTTTGAGACAGGACATTGTGACCATTTCAGCTGATGACCTACTCATAGCTGGACCAGATGTCCAAGAGATTGATCACGCCAACAACAACGGTTTCACATACAGGGATATCATTGCCAGACAATGTTTTAATCAATGA